The following proteins are co-located in the Motilibacter rhizosphaerae genome:
- the rplC gene encoding 50S ribosomal protein L3 — MVSQVSNVRGILGEKLGMTQVWDQAGKLVPVTVIQAGPCVVTQVRTPAADGYAAVQLGWGQVDPRKVVKPLAGHFEKAGVTPRRHLVEVRTEDAADFALGQELTAEVFEAGQKVDVIGRSKGKGTAGVMKRHGFKGLGAGHGVQRKHRSPGSIGACATPGRVFKGLRMAGRHGAVRTTTQGLTVHAVDAEKGLVLVKGAVPGPRGSVVLVRTASKTPAKGAGK; from the coding sequence ATGGTTTCGCAGGTATCCAACGTCCGAGGCATCCTCGGCGAGAAGCTCGGGATGACGCAGGTCTGGGACCAGGCCGGCAAGCTCGTCCCCGTCACGGTCATCCAGGCCGGTCCGTGCGTGGTCACGCAGGTCCGCACGCCCGCCGCCGACGGCTACGCCGCGGTGCAGCTGGGCTGGGGCCAGGTCGACCCGCGCAAGGTGGTCAAGCCCCTGGCGGGCCACTTCGAGAAGGCCGGCGTCACGCCGCGCCGCCACCTGGTGGAGGTCCGCACCGAGGACGCCGCCGACTTCGCCCTGGGCCAGGAGCTCACGGCCGAGGTGTTCGAGGCCGGGCAGAAGGTCGACGTCATCGGCCGGAGCAAGGGCAAGGGCACCGCCGGCGTCATGAAGCGCCACGGCTTCAAGGGCCTGGGCGCGGGCCACGGCGTCCAGCGCAAGCACCGCAGCCCCGGCTCGATCGGCGCCTGCGCCACGCCGGGCCGCGTGTTCAAGGGCCTGCGCATGGCAGGCCGCCACGGCGCCGTCCGCACGACCACCCAGGGGCTGACGGTGCACGCCGTCGACGCGGAGAAGGGCCTGGTGCTCGTCAAGGGCGCCGTCCCCGGCCCACGCGGCAGCGTCGTGCTCGTCCGCACCGCCTCGAAGACTCCTGCGAAGGGGGCCGGCAAGTGA
- the rplW gene encoding 50S ribosomal protein L23 — MSKANGASPSRALLARGPRDVLLAPLVSEKSYGLLDLNQYTFLVRPDANKTEIRTAVEKVFGVRVTGVNTLNREGKRKRTRFGTGQRVSTKRAVVTLADGDRIDIFGGPVS; from the coding sequence GTGAGCAAGGCCAACGGTGCGAGCCCGAGCCGCGCGCTCCTGGCCCGCGGCCCCCGCGACGTGCTGCTGGCCCCGCTGGTGAGCGAGAAGAGCTACGGCCTGCTCGACCTCAACCAGTACACCTTCCTGGTGCGGCCGGACGCCAACAAGACCGAGATCAGGACCGCGGTCGAGAAGGTCTTCGGGGTGCGGGTGACGGGCGTCAACACGCTCAATCGAGAGGGCAAGCGCAAGCGGACCCGGTTCGGGACGGGGCAGCGCGTGTCCACGAAGCGGGCGGTTGTCACGCTCGCTGACGGTGACCGTATCGACATCTTCGGCGGGCCGGTCTCCTAG
- the rplD gene encoding 50S ribosomal protein L4 has protein sequence MSTIDVLTPAGERAGTLELPAEVFEVQVNVPLIHQVVVAQLAAARQGTHATKTRGEVRGGGKKPFRQKGTGRARQGSTRAPQFVGGGTVHGPQPRDYSQRTPKKMKAAALRGALSDRARHGRVHVLTALVEGDAPSTKSALVTLARISERRHLLVVLERGDSVGLRSVRNLEQVHWIYSDQLNTYDVLVSDDVVFTRGALDAFVAGPPRGRSASAVAHEGELTLSKEEDQ, from the coding sequence GTGAGCACGATCGACGTCCTGACCCCGGCGGGGGAGAGGGCCGGCACCCTCGAGCTCCCGGCCGAGGTGTTCGAGGTGCAGGTCAACGTCCCGCTGATCCACCAGGTCGTGGTGGCGCAGCTGGCGGCGGCCCGCCAGGGCACCCACGCCACCAAGACCCGTGGCGAGGTCCGCGGCGGTGGCAAGAAGCCGTTCCGCCAGAAGGGCACCGGCCGCGCCCGCCAGGGCTCGACCCGCGCGCCGCAGTTCGTCGGCGGCGGCACGGTGCACGGCCCCCAGCCGCGCGACTACTCGCAGCGGACGCCCAAGAAGATGAAGGCCGCCGCCCTGCGCGGGGCCCTCTCCGACCGGGCGCGCCACGGCCGCGTGCACGTGCTGACCGCGCTGGTCGAGGGCGACGCCCCGTCGACGAAGTCGGCGCTCGTGACGCTGGCCCGCATCAGCGAGCGGCGCCACCTGCTCGTCGTCCTGGAGCGCGGCGACAGCGTCGGGCTGCGCTCGGTGCGCAACCTCGAGCAGGTCCACTGGATCTACTCCGACCAGCTCAACACCTACGACGTCCTCGTCTCCGACGACGTCGTCTTCACCCGCGGCGCGCTCGACGCGTTCGTCGCCGGCCCGCCGCGCGGGCGCTCCGCCTCGGCGGTCGCGCACGAGGGCGAGCTGACCCTCAGCAAGGAGGAGGACCAGTGA